A part of Rattus rattus isolate New Zealand chromosome 6, Rrattus_CSIRO_v1, whole genome shotgun sequence genomic DNA contains:
- the Cd8a gene encoding T-cell surface glycoprotein CD8 alpha chain produces the protein MASRVICFLSLNLLLLDVITRLQVSGQLQLSPKKVDAEIGQEVKLTCEVLRDTSQGCSWLFQNSSSELSQPIFIIYVSSSRSKLNDKLDPNLFSARKENTKYILTLSKFSTKNQGYYFCSITSNSVMYFSPLVPVFQKVNSIIAKPVTRAPTPVPPPTGTPRPLRPEACRPGASGSVEGMGLGFACDIYIWAPLAGICAVLLLSLVITLICCHRNRRRVCKCPRPLVKPRPSEKFV, from the exons ATGGCCTCACGGGTGATCTGCTTTCTGTCGCTGAACCTGCTACTGCTGG ATGTTATCACTAGGCTCCAGGTTTCCGGACAGTTACAGTTGTCACCAAAGAAAGTGGACGCCGAAATTGGCCAGGAGGTGAAGCTGACATGCGAAGTGCTGCGGGACACTTCGCAAGGATGCTCTTGGCTCTTCCAGAACTCCAGCTCCGAACTCTCCCAGCCCATCTTCATCATCTATGTATCTTCATCCCGGAGCAAGCTGAACGATAAACTGGATCCGAATCTGTTCTCTGCCcggaaggaaaacaccaaatacatCCTCACCCTGAGCAAGTTCAGCACTAAAAACCAAGGCTACTATTTCTGCTCAATCACCAGCAACTCGGTGATGTACTTCAGTCCTCTGGTGCCGGTGTTTCAGAAAG TGAACTCTATTATCGCCAAGCCGGTGACGCGAGCTCCCACACCAGTGCCTCCTCCTACAGGGACACCCCGGCCCCTACGACCAGAAGCTTGCCGACCCGGGGCGAGTGGCTCAG TGGAGGGAATGGGATTGGGCTTCGCCTGCGATATTTACATCTGGGCACCCTTGGCCGGAATCTGCGCGGTTCTTCTGCTGTCCCTGGTCATCACTCTCATCTGCTGCCACA GGAACCGAAGGCGTGTTTGCAAATGTCCCAG GCCCCTTGTCAAGCCCAGACCTTCAGAGAAATTCGTGTAA